The following is a genomic window from Pseudomonas sp. FP2335.
TAGCCCACTTCAAAGCAGATTGCCGCCACCGACATCTCGCTTTGCAGCAACAACCGGCAGGCGCGTTGCACGCGGAACTTGCGCATCAGGTCGATAAAACCGTGGCCGGTGTTGCGCTTGAAGAAGCGCGAGAAGCCCGGCTCGCTCATCTCCAGTTGCGCGGCGATCTCCGACAGGCGCACGTCACCTGTGAGTTCGCGCATCAGGTAATCGAAGGCCTTGTTGATGCGCTCGGCGCTGCGTGCATCCAGGGTCGGCGCGTAGCACGGGCTGGCCAGTGCCTGGACGTGCTGCGCCGGGGCGTGCTTGAGGGTGTCGAGCAGTTGCAGGAACAGGATCAGCCGCTGCAGGCCCTGGGCGCGGCCGATGTCTTCCATCAAGGCTGCCGCACGCAGCGCGGTGTCGCCGTGAAATTGCAGGCCGCGTCGGGCGTGCTCGAACAGCGGCTGCAAGTCGCCGAGTTCCGGTAGGGTCTTGCGCAGGGCGAGGAGCGCGGTGCCGTCGAACTGCAGCACCACATCGCGACCGTGCAGGTGTTCGCCGGGGGCCAGTTCGCCAATCCAGTCGTGGGGCAGGTCGGGGCCGATCAGGGCGACATGGCCGGCGCTGAATGCACCGATATAGTCGCCCGCAACCAACTTGCCGCTGCCCTGGCGGATCAGGTGGATTTCAAATTCGGGGTGATGGTTCCAGCGCGCCAGGTCATAGGGGTAGTCGTGTTCGAACCAGCGAAAGCAGTGGTCCGGTTCGGGCAGGATCACTTCACGTTCGGCGGGGCGGTGCTCGAACAGCTGGGCGCGGCTGGCAGGCATGGCGGGGCTTCTTATGATTCTTGGAATCGCTCCAAAATACGCGCCTCGAGCGTGGCCGCGCTACCCCTGTTTTTGCCCGGGACTGATACTTTTTTAACCCGCGAGTGACGGTTAAAAAAGTACCACTCGCGCGTCCGCCATGGGTTTGTGGGGGCTTGGCCAAGCTGCTGTAATCGGCCCTCAACAACAAAAACAACAGGTGGAAACCGCCATGCTCAAGCTTACGCAAGCATTGTTCCTGCTGTCCGGCCTGGCCTCGGCCATGGCCAGTCACGCCGCCGATACCGTGACCATCGCCACGGTCAACAACAGCGACATGATCCGCATGCAGCGTCTGTCCAAGGTGTTCGAAGCGCAGCACCCGGACATCAAGCTCAATTGGGTAGTGCTCGAAGAAAACGTGCTGCGCCAGCGCCTTACCACCGATATTGCGACCCAGGGCGGGCAGTTCGATGTGCTGACCATCGGCACCTACGAAACCCCGCTGTGGGGCGCCAAACACTGGCTGGAACCGCTGACCGGGCTGCCGGCCGGCTATGACGCCGACGACATCTTCCCCTCGGTGCGCCAGGGCCTGTCGGTCAACAACACCCTTTACGCCTTGCCGTTCTACGGCGAAAGCACCGTCACCTACTACCGTACCGACCTGTTCGAGCAGGCTGGCCTGAGCATGCCCGCGCATCCGACCTGGACCCAGCTTGGCGAATTCGCCGCCAAGCTCACTGCCAAGGACAAGGATCAGTACGGCCTGTGCCTGCGCGGCAAGGCCGGTTGGGGCGAGAACATCGCGCTGCTGAGCACCATGGCCAATGCCTTCGGCGCGCGCTGGTTCGATGAGCAGTGGAAGCCCGAACTGACCAGCCCCGAGTGGACCGCGGCGGCCAATTTCTACGTCAACAACCTCAAGCAATACGGCCCGCCGGGGGGGTCCAGCAACGGTTTCAACGAAACCCTGGCACTGTTCAACAGCGGCAAATGCGCGATCTGGGTCGACGCCAGCGTCGCCGGCTCCTTCACCACCGACAAGAGCCAAAGCAAGGTCGCCGACCGCACAGGCTTCGCCGCCGCGCCGACCGAAGTCACCGACAAGGGCTCCTCGTGGCTGTACGCCTGGTCCCTGGCGATCCCGGCCACTTCCAAGCACAAGGACGCGGCGAAAGCGTTTATCACCTGGGCCACCTCCAAGGACTACGTCCAATTGGTCGCCGATAAAGAAGGCATCACCAACGTCCCGCCAGGCACCCGCCAGTCCACCTACAACGACGCCTACTTGAAGGCCGCGCCGTTCGCCCAGGTGACCCTGGAAATGATGAAGCATGCCGACCCCGCGCACCCGTCGGCCAAGCCGGTGCCGTACGTGGGCATCCAATACGTGACCATCCCCGAGTTCCAGGCCATCGGCACCTCGGTCGGCAAGCTGTTCTCGGCGGCGCTGACCGGCGGCATGTCGGTGGACCAGGCGCTGCTTCAGGCCCAGTCCACCACCGAACGCGAGATGAAACGTGCGGGTTATCCGAAATGACTTTGACAGGAGCAGCCATGAAACGACTGGAAGGTAAAAGCGCGCTGATCACCGGCTCGGCGCGCGGCATCGGCCGCGCCTTTGCCCAGGCCTATATCGCGGAGGGCGCCCGCGTGGCCATCGCTGATATAAACCTGCAACAGGCGCAAGCGACCGCCGCCGAGCTGGGTCCACACGCCTATGCCGTTGAAATGGATGTCACCAACCAGACCTCCATCGACGACGCGATTGCCGCCGTGGTGGCCGAGGCCGGCAAGCTGGATATTCTGATCAACAACGCCGCGTTGTTCGACCTGGCGCCCATTGTCGACATCAGCCGCGCTAGCTACGAGCGACTGTTCTCGATCAATGTCGCCGGCACGCTGTTCACCTTGCAGGCGGCAGCGCGGCAGATGGTCCGCCAGGGCCACGGTGGCAAGATCATCAACATGGCCAGCCAGGCCGGACGCCGTGGCGAGCCGTTGGTGGCGGTGTACTGCGCGACCAAGGCCGCGGTGATCAGCCTCACGCAGTCGGCGGGGTTGAACCTGATCAAGCAGGGCATCAACGTCAATGCCATCGCGCCGGGGGTCGTGGACGGCGAGCATTGGGACGGGGTGGATGCGCTGTTCGCCCGGCATGAAGGTCTGGCGCCGGGGGAGAAGAAGCGGCGGGTGGGGGCAGAGGTGCCGTTTGGGCGGATGGGCACGGCGCAGGATTTGACCGGGATGGCGGTGTTCCTGGCATCAAAGGACGCTGACTATGTGGTGGCCCAGACCTACAACGTCGACGGCGGCAACTGGATGAATTAGCGTCGTACCGGGGTGTGGGAAGGGCTTGTGTAGGGGGGCGCTTGCTCGCGAAGGCAGAGTGTCAGTCGCTGGGGATGTTGACTGAGTCACCGCCTTCGCGGGCAAGCCCGCTCCCACAGTTGAGCTGTGTTGTTCGGCAGAACGCGTCAGTCCGCAAAGCTACGGTCGAAAAAGTAGATCTCTCCTGGCTTCAACACTTCCATCGTCGCCTGCGGTCTTCCTCCTTCACCCTGCTTCTTGCGCCCCGTTTCCTGCAAATACCCTGCCTCCGTCAGCTTCATCAGGCGCTGGCGAATACTGGTCTTCAACACCGGCCGCGCCAGCACCACGGAGAATATCGTGGTCGCCTCCGGTGCGCTGAACTCGTCGCCCAGGAACATCAACGGCAGGCTGCTGTACAACGACTTCGACAACAGCCGTTCCTGCACTGCCGCGACGATCAGGTTGTGGTCGAACGGCAGCTTGAGGCCGCCCTCGGCGACGGCATCCAGGCCAAACCAGGCCTGATGCGCGCCCAATTCCACCGCCTGCGCAACGATCGCCAGGTAGTAGGTGGACGACGACCAGCAACGCGGGTCGCGGAACGCATCCCCCACGGTGCCCACCTGTTCGCTCCAGGCCAGCTCAAAACCCACCTTGTCACTGGCGCGCAACCGCTCTAGCGCATCGTTGAGGCTCAGGTCCTGCACGCCGCCATTCACCACCACACCCGGTAGTGCCCAATGCCCGGCGAACGGTTCGGCTTCGCGCCTGTTGAGCAGCAGCTTCAATTCACCGGAGGCGCGGCAGTAGTACAACACGCACAGGTCGATGGTATGCAGGTAGGCGCTGAGTGACATGGAACATCCTTATGAACAGTGGCGGGGCACAGTCTAACGGATCGAACAGATATGTCATGTACTGAGTCCAGCATAGATAAACAAATGTTTCTTGCAATGAAAGTACATGACGTGTACTTTTGTTTCCAGGCCACAGGAGAACCGCCATGACCCTCGCGAAAACCGCCATTGCTTCATTCGACGTCGATGCCCAGAAGAGCTTCACGCCGCTGTGCCCCAACGAACTGCCGGTGGCCGGCGGCGACCAGATCGGCGCCGAGCTCAACTTCATGGCCAGCCTCGCCGGCCATCGTGTCGGCAGCAAGGATGCGCATACCCCGCACGCCCCGTGGGTGGTGGCGCAACACAGCGAGATGCTGCAACCCACCGGCCTGGCCCATGCCGATGTGACCTGGGTCAGCCACTGCGTACCCGGCACCGAAGGCTTCACCTTGCTCGACGAGTTGCCCACCCCGTATGACTACGACTACTTCATCTGGAAAGGCGTCGAACCCGACCTGCACCCCTACGGCGCCTGCTTTCATGACCTGCACGACAAACTGTCCACTGGCGTCATCGAGTACCTCAAAGCCCACGGCGTGAGCCGCGTGCTCGTCGGCGGCCTGGCCCTGGACTACTGCGTCAAGACCACCGCGTTGCAACTGCTCAAGGCCGGCCTGGAAGTGGTCCTGCACCTGCCCGCCTGCCGAGGCATCAGCGAAGAGGGCGGTGTGCAGGCGGTCAACGATCTGCTCAAGGCCGGTGCCGTAATTAGCAGCACCCGCGAAGAACTGGCCGCGATGGCCAGGCGTTAAGGAGAACCACCATGGAAAGTGCCTACGACTACGAATCCCCGGTGATCCAGGGATTGCTCGATACCGACTACTACACCTTCACCATGATGCAGGCCGTGTTGCACCAGCACCCCAACGTCGATGTGGAATACAACTTCATCGTGCGTTCCAAGGAAAAGCTCGGCCACTTGATCCCGCAACTGCGCGACGAACTGGAAAAACTCGCTGGCCTGCAGATGCGTGAAGGCGAGTTGCGGTTTCTGTTCAACCCGCGTTTTCGCGAATACCTCACCCCGGATTACGAGCGTTTCCTCGGCCTGTTCCGTTTCAACCTGCGCTATATCCATGTCAGTGAAGTCGATGGCCAACTGAACATCCGCGTGGTCGGCCCGATGCTGCACTGCATCATGTTCGAACAGCCGGTGCTGGCGCTGGTCAGCGAGTTGCGCAACCGCGACAAGTACCCCGACGTGAGCCTCGAAGACGTCACCCGCAAGCTCTACCAGAAGTTTGACTGGCTGGAGAAAAACCTCAGCCGCGACGAACTGGCCGACCTGCGCGTGTCTGATTTCTCCACCCGCCGGCGCCTGTCGTTCAAGGCCCAGCGCGAAGTGGTCGACATCATGCGCCGCGACTTCCCCGGCCAGTTCGTTGGCACCAGCAACGCGCACCTGGCCTATGAATTCGACTTGCCGCTGATCGGCACCATGGCCCACCAATGGCTGATGGTGCACCAGCAACTGGGGCGCCTGCGTGAGAGCCAGAATGCGGCGTTGGAGAACTGGGTGCGTGAGTACCGTGGCCGCCTCGGCATTGCCTTGACCGACTGCATCAGCACCGATTTTTTCCTCAAGGACTTCGACCTGTACTTCGCCAAGCTCTACGACGGCCTGCGCCAGGACTCCGGTGACCCCATCGCCTGGGCCGACAAAGTATTGGCCCGCTACAAACAACTGGGCATCGACCCGATGACCAAGGACCTGATGTTCTCCGACGGCCTGAATTTCGAAAAATGCCTGCCGATCCTGCGCCACGTGCGTGGCAAGGCCAGGTTCGGTTTCGGCATGGGCACCAGCTTGGCGTGTGATGTAGAAGGCGTCGAACCGCTGAGCATCGTGATGAAACTGGTGCGGGTGCACGGCGAGCCAGTGGTGAAGTTCTCCGATGACCCGATCAAGAATGTCTGCGAAGACGCCTCGTTTTTGCAGTACGCGGCACAGGTGTTCAACGTAGGTAGCGTGGAGGTGTGACATGCAAGAGCGTATTGCGCAGGAACTCAACATCAATCGGCGCTTGGTGGCGGGTGGCGAGCCCGGGGAAATCCAACGACGCATCGACTTCATCAAGACCACCTTGCGCCAGTCCGGCTGCCAAGCCCTGGTGCTGGGCATCAGCGGTGGTGTTGACTCCCTGACTGCCGGCCGCCTGTGCCAACTGGCGGTGGAGCAATTACGCGCCGAGCACTACGACGCACGCTTTATTGCCATGCGCCTGCCTTACAAAAGCCAGGCGGATGAAGCCGATGCCCAGGCCTCACTGGCGTTTATCACTGCGGACCAGGTCGATACCCTGAACATCGCCGCCAGCGTCGATGGCCTGATGGCCAGCCTGAGCGCCACTGAACCCAGCGCCGCCCACATCGACTTCATCAAAGGCAACGTCAAGGCGCGCGCACGGATGATTGCGCAGTACGCCGTGGCCAACCTGCACAACGGCCTGGTGGTCGGCACCGACCACGGTGCCGAAGCGTTGATGGGGTTTTTCACCAAATTCGGCGACGGCGCGTGCGACCTGGCGCCACTGTCGGGCTTGACCAAAACCCAGGTGCGCCTGCTGGCCACGGCGCTTGGCGCACCGGCCAGGCTGGTGCACAAACAGCCCACGGCTGACCTTGAAGAGCTGGTGCCTGGCAAGTTGGATGAGCACGCCTACGGGTGCACCTACGAGGAAATCGATGCGTACCTGATGGGCGAGCCGGTGAGCGAGCGGGTGAGGGGGATACTGCAGGGTGCTTACATGAAGACGGCTCACAAGCGCGCACTGCCAATTACCCCGATCTGACGCTGGAGTTTGCAGGTTTCATGGCGATAGGTCGTTATTTGTCGGCGAAAGCAACGTGCGGGGAGCGAGGAAAGTTAACCGAGAGGTATCGGCAAGCTCATGGGTGCTTGCAGGAACCATTCGACAGCCAGTTGCCACAGAGAGGAGGTCGATCCTGTGCGCGCCAACGAGTGGGGGTCGGCAGTTATCGATTCCACTATTTGAGGTTGTGCCATGTACCATTTAAGTCTTCATCAGGAATCGCTTTTCAATGGCGGTTTTATCCAGCGTAGTGAGCAGCCCGGAATTGCGCTTACCAGCATCTATATGAACGTGCCCAACTCATCAGTGGCCCGTGAGTTCGCCCACAACTTCGATCACTTCCGCAGGTTCGGCAGCGACTTTGTCACGCGTCCAAACCTTGAGTGGGCGGCCGGCCGCCAGCCGATGGGGGATAACTACGTCAACCGGATGACCTCCCTCGCCCGAGAGCTCCTCAGCCGTCCTGAAGTGAGCCAACTGCTGAGTAATCAAGTCAGCCGGGGCGATGCGGACGCTATGATCATGCATTTTGATCAACGGGAAGCTCCAATGCTGCGTGAAGCGCCCAAGTACCACTGCAGTGGCTTGCAGCAGCGGCCCGACGGTCAATTCAACTTTCGCTTGGCCCTTCAAGCCTCCCCGCAACTGCCGGCTTTGGACGGCCAGTACGCCAATCGCAGCCAGTGGAACGGCCCGGCCCAAGATTCCGGGAATCGTCCGTATGCCAATGACTCAAAGGAGGAGTTCTGCAACAAGATACTGGCGCGTTTCAGTGCCTTTGAAGATCCGAATTCTCCGGGCATGATCACCGACAAGTCCCTCAGTGCCGTTGCCAGCGGTTATCGCCTGGATGGCCAGCCCGCCACGCAGAAGGAGGTAGATCTGGCCAATGAACTGCTGGAGCGGGGTGGCTTGTTCAAGGAGCTTGATCAAAGCAGCATGGGCGTAATGGACGGCGCTTTCTCCAGGGGCAATTTGCAGTTCTCGTCGGACAAGTATCGCAATATGGGTGATCACGACCTGCTGCAAGGCGTTAAAGACAACTTCAGGCAATTCACCGCTGGCGCCAACGATAAGTACGTCAACGTCAATGAGTTGAAGGAAGCGGCAGGGCTTATCCCGTCCAATCGTACGTTCAGTCAGGAAGCCCGCCAATTGGCTGCTGAGCTTCTCAAACGTCCAGGCCTGCTACGAGACCTGGACATCGGTATCAAAGTGGAGAGTGGCAAGCCGGGCGCAGAAGACCAACGCTTCGATATCGACAACCTCAACCACATGCTCGGTAAAAGCTGATCGTCAGCGGGTTGAGGCACAGCGATGAGTCGGTGGCCCGGCTCATCGCTGCTGTTATCGGGAACCCGGACCGATCATCGTTTTAGGGCGTAGTAGCGGGCTTGCTCGCGAAAGCGGTCTGTCAGCTGGTGCAACCGCTGACTGATACACCGTTTTCGCGAGCAAGCCCGCTCCCACAGGTGATTGGTGTTGATGGATCGTGAGTGTTCGGCTGGAGATTGCCCAGGCACTGCCAATCTCCCGTGGCTGTCGAGCTTTAGCGAGGCTGCGCAGGCGGCGGCACTGTTGGTAGAGGTGGAGCGTTTCATCCTGACCATGGCAGATGAAGGGCGGCAAGCTGCGGCGTTCTGCATTCCTCGTTACTGGATTGGATCCATTTGCGGTATAAGCTCGCATCGCGCTTGTGTCACGAGGCTCCGTTTTTCATGCAAAACCCTATGCAACGCCCGCTATGGCAGATCTACCTGATCTTCCTGGCGCCGATGGTGCTATCCAACTTCCTGCAAAGTTTTTCCGGCACGCTCAACGGCATCTACGTCGGGCAGATGCTCGGCACCCAGGCGCTGGCGGCGGTGTCGGGGATGTTTCCCATCGTGTTTTTCTTTATCGCCCTGGTCATCGGCCTGGGGGCGGGCGCCTCGGTGCTGATCGGCCAGGCGTGGGGCGCGCAGGAGACAGGGCTGGTCAAGGTGATCACCGGCGCGACCCTGACCCTGGGCGCATTGGTGGGGGTGATCGCGGCGGTGCTCGGCAGCTTGTTTGCGCGTCCGGCGTTGCAGGCGTTGGGCACGCCGGTTGACGTGTTGGACGATGCGGTCGGCTATGCGCAGATGATGATGCTGATCATGCCGCTGCTGCTGGTGTTCATCCTCTACACCCAACTGCTGCGCGGTGTCAGCGATACGGTGTCACCTTTGCTGGCGCTGATGGTCTCGACCCTGGTCGGGCTGCTGCTGACCCCGGCGCTGATCCGGGGCTGGATCGGCCTGCCGCCCATGGGTATCCAGAGCGCGGTGTATGCCGGGCTGGTGGGTAACGCTTCGGCCATGCTGTTTCTGATCCTGCGCCTGCGCCATAAAAATCATGTGATGGCCCCCGACCGTGAACTGCTGGCGGCCCTGCGCCTGGACCGCGTGATCCTCGGTAAAGTCCTGCGCATCGGTTTGCCCACTGGCTTGCAGATGGTGGTGTTGTCGCTGTCGGAATTGGTCATCCTTGCCCTGGTTAACAGCCATGGCTCCCAGGCCACCGCGGCCTATGGCGCGGTGACGCAGATCGTCAACTACGTACAGTTTCCGGCGCTGTCGATTGCCATCACTGCATCGATCCTCGGCGCCCAGGCGATTGGCGCGGGGCGGCTGGAGCGTATCGGGCCGATCCTGCGCACCGGGCTGCTGATCAATACTTGCCTCACTGGTGGCTTGATCGTGCTGGGTTACTTGCTGTCGCACTGGTTGCTTGGCCTGTTCATCACCGAGGACGCGGCGCGGGTGAGTGCCGAGCACCTGCTGCATATCATGCTGTGGAGCATCCTGGTGTTTGGCTTCCAGGCCGTGGTCGGCGGCATCATGCGGGCCAGCGGGGTGGTGCTGATGCCGGTGGCGATCTCGATCTTCTGCGTGCTCTGCGTGGAGCTGCCGATGGCCTATCTGTTCAACGCGCACTTCGGCCTGGAAGGCGTGTGGATGGCGTTTCCGGTGACTTACCTGGCGATGCTCGGGTTGCAGGTCACGTATTACCGCCTGGTATGGCGACACAAGCAGATCACGCGGTTGGTGTGAGTTTAAGGCCGCCCAGCAGCAGCTCCAAACCGAGCAAGCCTTCTTGTAGCCGCGCGTCCGGGTGTTCATTCCGGGCAATCCACAGCGCGGTGCTGACCAGGCTGCCGTTGATCAACTGAGCCAATGCCTGGCTCGGGGCCGGGTGGATCACCCCGGCTTGCATCAAGCCTTCCAGCAGTTGGCGCAGCGATGCCACGCAGTGTTGCTGGGAGCCGGTGTCTCCCAGCACGGCAGGGGCATCCTGCAACACGATGCGCTGGATCTCGCTGTCCTGGGCCATGCCCAGATACGTCCGGCAGCGCTCACAGAAGCCCACCCAGGGGTCCAGGGCCTGGTCGGTGATGTGCTGCAAACGCGCATCCATCTCGCTGTCGAGTTGCGCCACCACGGCAGCCAATAGACCTTTCTTGTCACCGAAGTGATGGTACAAGGCACCGCGGGTCAGACCGGCGCGGGCGGTAAAGTCGTCCATCGAGGTGTTGGCGTACCCTTGAGTGGCAAACGCCTGGCGCGCGCTGGCGATCAGCCGGGCGCGGGTGTCTTCGATCATTTCAGCACGGGCTCGGCTCATGGGGGGCTCGTTATGGGCAAGTGAGTGATTGACATACGGTGCGTATGTTAAGCATGATTCGTCACATACGTATCGTATGTATTTTGCCTTGATCGCTTCAAATGGCAAACCCCAAGGCGCAGAAGAAGAGGTCAAGAAGAGATGGCAAACCCCTATGCCGCGTTATTCCAGGTGCCAGGCGCGCGGGCTTTTGTGCTGGCCGGCATGCTTGCGCGCATGCCGGTGTCGATGACCGGCATCGGCCTGATCACCATGCTCGCCCAAGTGCATGGCGGCTATGGCCTGGCGGGCTCGGTGGCGGCGGTGTTTGCGTTGGCCACGGCATTTTGTGCACCGCAGGTTTCACGGTTGGTGGACCGTTATGGCCAGGGCCGGGTGCTGCCCATCGCCGCGTTGATCGGCGGCGGTGGCTTGTTGATGGTGCTGCTGTGTACCCGATTGCAGGCGCCGGGCTGGACGTTGTTCCTGTTCGCCGCCCTGGCCGGTTGCATGCCGAACATGTCCGCCATGGTGCGGGCGCGCTGGACCGAGTTGTACCGTGGGCAACCCAAACTGCAAACCGCGTTTGCCCTGGAATCGGTGCTGGATGAGGTGTGCTTTATCATCGGCCCGCCGATTTCGGTGGGCTTGAGCGTAGTGCTGTTCCCGGAGGCCGGGCCGCTGGTCGCCGCCCTGTTGCTGGCGGTGGGCGTCACCACCTTTGTGTTGCAGCGTGAAACCGAACCGCCCGTGCATGTGCACCACGACCACCACAGCGGCTGGTTGATCGCGTCGCCATCCGTGCTGATCCTGATGATCCTGCTGCTGGCCATGGGCGTGATCGTCGGCGTGGTGGACGTGGTCAGCGTGGCCTTCGCCCAGCACCAGGGCCAGCCGGCGGCGGCGAGCATTGTGTTGTCGGTGTACGCCATCGGCTCGTGCCTCGCCGGGTTGGTCTTTGGCACGCTCAAGCTCAAGGCGCCGCTGCCCCGGCAGTTCCTGTATTGCGGCGTGGCCACGGCGTTGACCACCTTGCCGCTGTTGCTGGTGACCAACATCCCGGGGCTGGCGGTGACGATCTTTATTTCCGGCCTGTTCTTCGCGCCAACCCTGATCGTGTCCATGGCCCTGGTGGAGCGCATCGTCTCACCCAGCCGCCTGACCGAAGGCATGACCTGGCTGATCACCGGCCTGAGCATCGGCGTGGCCATCGGTGCCGCCAGCTCCGGCTGGATGATCGACCACTTTGGCGCCACCAGCGGATTCTGGGTGGCGTTGGTGGCGGGGGCAGTGGTGGCGGGGTCAGCGGTGCTTGGGTATCGGCGATTGGGCTGATCAGCCAATCGTTGGGAGCGGCTGTGCGCAGTGATGTTGTAAAAACTCGTTCAATGCCTGGCGTGTCAGGTCATCTTCGATGGAGCCAATGTAGCCGTTGTGTTTCAGTCGGTTGTTCACTGAATCAGGTCTTCTGATTTCAATTGTTCGATGATCTGGCGCCGAACCTAGTGTTTCAGTTCGTTGATGACACTCGGTAGCACGCCTTTTACCCCGCGCTAATTTTTCCCTCTCCGGTTCGTTTTATAGGGACGACGTGCCTTTGTGCTTCCCGCCTATTGCTCCGGACTCCAAGAAATGAACGCTGAAGACTCCTTGAAACTTGCTCGCCGGTTTATCGGGTTGCCCCTGGAAAAACGCCAACTGTTCCTGCAAGCCTTGCAGAAAGAAGGCGTGGATTTTTCCCGGTTTCCGATTCCGGCAGGGGTGGAGGCGGGGGATCGTCAGGCGCTGTCCTACGCGCAGCAGCGCATGTGGTTTCTATGGCAGTTGGACCCGGCCAGCGGCGCCTACAACCTGCCAGGCGCGGTGCGGCTCAAGGGCGCGCTGAACCTCGGCGCCCTGGAGCAGGCGTTCGCCAGCCTGGTGGTGCGGCATGAAACGTTGCGCACGGTGTTCCAGCGCGGCGCCGATGAGCAACTGCTGCAAATCGCCACGCCGACCTCGCTGGTCATTGAGCAGCTCGACTTGAGCGCCCTGGACGCTGCCGAGCGCGAGCCGGCCGTCAATGCCGCCGCGACCCGTCAATCACTGCTGCCGTTCGACCTGGAGCACGGTCCGCTGCTGCGCGTGCAACTGCTCAAGCTCGACGCGCAGGAGCATGTGCTGTTGCTGACCTTGCACCACATCGTCTCCGACGGCTGGTCGATGAACGTGCTGATCGACGAATTCATCCGTTTCTACGACGCCCATGAACGCAACGAAGCGCCGCAACTGCCGCCACTGCCGATCCAGTACAGCGACTACGCCCTGTGGCAACGCCGCTGGCTGGAAGCCGGGGAGCAGGCGCGTCAGCTTGAGTACTGGCAGGCACGCCTGGGCGATGAACATCCGGTGCTGGAACTGCCCACCGACCGCCCGCGCCCGGCCATGCCCAGCTACCAGGGCACACGGCATAACTTTGCGATCGAACCGACGCTCGCCGCGCAACTGCGCGGTTGCGCGCAACAGCACAACGTCACGCTGTTCATGTTGCTGCTGGGCGCCTTCAACGTGCTGCTGCATCGCTACACCGGCCAGGGCGACATCCGCATCGGCGTGCCTATCGCCAACCGCAACCGCAGCGAAGTCGAAGGGTTGATCGGTTTCTTCGTCAACACCCAGGTGCTGCGCACCGAACTCAGCGGGCAAACCCGCGTCGGCGAGTTGCTGCAAGCCATCAAGGAACACGCGCTGGGCGCCCAGGATCATCAGGAACTGCCCTTCGAGCGCCTGGTGGAAGCCCTCAAGGTCGAGCGCAGCCTCAGTCACACGCCGCTGTTCCAGGTGATGTACAACC
Proteins encoded in this region:
- a CDS encoding NUDIX hydrolase, which produces MSLSAYLHTIDLCVLYYCRASGELKLLLNRREAEPFAGHWALPGVVVNGGVQDLSLNDALERLRASDKVGFELAWSEQVGTVGDAFRDPRCWSSSTYYLAIVAQAVELGAHQAWFGLDAVAEGGLKLPFDHNLIVAAVQERLLSKSLYSSLPLMFLGDEFSAPEATTIFSVVLARPVLKTSIRQRLMKLTEAGYLQETGRKKQGEGGRPQATMEVLKPGEIYFFDRSFAD
- a CDS encoding nicotinamidase, which translates into the protein MTLAKTAIASFDVDAQKSFTPLCPNELPVAGGDQIGAELNFMASLAGHRVGSKDAHTPHAPWVVAQHSEMLQPTGLAHADVTWVSHCVPGTEGFTLLDELPTPYDYDYFIWKGVEPDLHPYGACFHDLHDKLSTGVIEYLKAHGVSRVLVGGLALDYCVKTTALQLLKAGLEVVLHLPACRGISEEGGVQAVNDLLKAGAVISSTREELAAMARR
- the nadE gene encoding ammonia-dependent NAD(+) synthetase; the protein is MQERIAQELNINRRLVAGGEPGEIQRRIDFIKTTLRQSGCQALVLGISGGVDSLTAGRLCQLAVEQLRAEHYDARFIAMRLPYKSQADEADAQASLAFITADQVDTLNIAASVDGLMASLSATEPSAAHIDFIKGNVKARARMIAQYAVANLHNGLVVGTDHGAEALMGFFTKFGDGACDLAPLSGLTKTQVRLLATALGAPARLVHKQPTADLEELVPGKLDEHAYGCTYEEIDAYLMGEPVSERVRGILQGAYMKTAHKRALPITPI
- the pncB gene encoding nicotinate phosphoribosyltransferase; the protein is MESAYDYESPVIQGLLDTDYYTFTMMQAVLHQHPNVDVEYNFIVRSKEKLGHLIPQLRDELEKLAGLQMREGELRFLFNPRFREYLTPDYERFLGLFRFNLRYIHVSEVDGQLNIRVVGPMLHCIMFEQPVLALVSELRNRDKYPDVSLEDVTRKLYQKFDWLEKNLSRDELADLRVSDFSTRRRLSFKAQREVVDIMRRDFPGQFVGTSNAHLAYEFDLPLIGTMAHQWLMVHQQLGRLRESQNAALENWVREYRGRLGIALTDCISTDFFLKDFDLYFAKLYDGLRQDSGDPIAWADKVLARYKQLGIDPMTKDLMFSDGLNFEKCLPILRHVRGKARFGFGMGTSLACDVEGVEPLSIVMKLVRVHGEPVVKFSDDPIKNVCEDASFLQYAAQVFNVGSVEV
- a CDS encoding L-iditol 2-dehydrogenase — encoded protein: MKRLEGKSALITGSARGIGRAFAQAYIAEGARVAIADINLQQAQATAAELGPHAYAVEMDVTNQTSIDDAIAAVVAEAGKLDILINNAALFDLAPIVDISRASYERLFSINVAGTLFTLQAAARQMVRQGHGGKIINMASQAGRRGEPLVAVYCATKAAVISLTQSAGLNLIKQGINVNAIAPGVVDGEHWDGVDALFARHEGLAPGEKKRRVGAEVPFGRMGTAQDLTGMAVFLASKDADYVVAQTYNVDGGNWMN
- a CDS encoding AraC family transcriptional regulator yields the protein MPASRAQLFEHRPAEREVILPEPDHCFRWFEHDYPYDLARWNHHPEFEIHLIRQGSGKLVAGDYIGAFSAGHVALIGPDLPHDWIGELAPGEHLHGRDVVLQFDGTALLALRKTLPELGDLQPLFEHARRGLQFHGDTALRAAALMEDIGRAQGLQRLILFLQLLDTLKHAPAQHVQALASPCYAPTLDARSAERINKAFDYLMRELTGDVRLSEIAAQLEMSEPGFSRFFKRNTGHGFIDLMRKFRVQRACRLLLQSEMSVAAICFEVGYANLSNFNRHFRIEMQQTPSEYRRETAMHLFNRLDTMTPSQF
- a CDS encoding sugar ABC transporter substrate-binding protein produces the protein MASHAADTVTIATVNNSDMIRMQRLSKVFEAQHPDIKLNWVVLEENVLRQRLTTDIATQGGQFDVLTIGTYETPLWGAKHWLEPLTGLPAGYDADDIFPSVRQGLSVNNTLYALPFYGESTVTYYRTDLFEQAGLSMPAHPTWTQLGEFAAKLTAKDKDQYGLCLRGKAGWGENIALLSTMANAFGARWFDEQWKPELTSPEWTAAANFYVNNLKQYGPPGGSSNGFNETLALFNSGKCAIWVDASVAGSFTTDKSQSKVADRTGFAAAPTEVTDKGSSWLYAWSLAIPATSKHKDAAKAFITWATSKDYVQLVADKEGITNVPPGTRQSTYNDAYLKAAPFAQVTLEMMKHADPAHPSAKPVPYVGIQYVTIPEFQAIGTSVGKLFSAALTGGMSVDQALLQAQSTTEREMKRAGYPK